The proteins below are encoded in one region of Cytophagales bacterium:
- a CDS encoding DUF697 domain-containing protein codes for MISTLKKLALPVVLLLSFVFLLFLINQVSGIYLMASELNPIFGKVVLGLLSVISLILIASPFVVFMKLPKPMKRPENEQELITYKKKLLKRLQKNQFLLGRNAIPSHVDKLPEVIKLLDEEADRLIKSTSKTIFLATAISQNGKLDALTVFLSQMRLVWKVAHVYYQRPSAKELLYLYGNVGTTAFLAGQIEDIDLAEHLEPIVTSIAKNVGSRSVPVLGPTTTIILDSLMEGTTNAFLSLRVGILSKKYCNQLTVSTKREIRSSTLKEASKLLRKIAVESSGTIISTIIDATKKAGIETLKNSWDGVVKTGGKVKDTVVDVSKKVNLFKKKGEKQAEAEQVSPSTSQAQYEEEARRE; via the coding sequence ATGATTAGTACCCTGAAAAAACTCGCCCTTCCTGTAGTCCTATTACTCAGTTTTGTTTTCCTGTTGTTCCTGATCAATCAGGTTTCAGGAATTTATTTAATGGCCTCCGAACTAAATCCCATCTTCGGAAAAGTCGTACTGGGCTTACTATCAGTGATCAGTCTAATTTTGATTGCAAGTCCTTTTGTGGTCTTCATGAAGCTACCCAAGCCGATGAAACGGCCTGAGAATGAACAAGAACTTATTACCTATAAAAAAAAACTACTCAAGCGGCTTCAAAAAAATCAATTTCTACTCGGGAGAAACGCTATTCCTTCGCATGTCGATAAGCTCCCAGAAGTCATTAAGCTATTAGATGAAGAAGCCGATCGATTGATTAAAAGCACCTCAAAAACCATTTTCCTGGCTACTGCCATTTCTCAAAATGGCAAGCTGGATGCCTTGACGGTATTTCTAAGTCAGATGAGACTAGTTTGGAAAGTGGCTCATGTCTACTATCAAAGACCTTCAGCTAAGGAGTTGCTTTACTTATACGGAAATGTCGGAACTACAGCTTTTTTGGCAGGTCAAATTGAGGACATTGATTTGGCTGAGCACCTGGAACCTATCGTTACCTCCATTGCCAAAAATGTAGGCAGTAGAAGCGTTCCAGTATTAGGGCCGACAACCACCATCATTCTCGATTCATTGATGGAAGGCACAACGAATGCTTTTTTGTCCCTGCGTGTGGGAATTCTTTCTAAAAAGTATTGCAATCAATTAACTGTATCAACAAAACGCGAGATCCGTTCCAGCACGTTGAAGGAAGCTTCGAAATTGCTGCGAAAAATCGCCGTAGAGTCTTCGGGCACGATTATAAGTACCATCATTGATGCAACCAAAAAGGCCGGTATTGAAACACTGAAAAACAGCTGGGATGGCGTAGTAAAAACTGGCGGAAAGGTGAAAGATACCGTAGTGGATGTATCTAAAAAGGTGAATCTATTTAAGAAAAAGGGAGAAAAACAAGCGGAAGCTGAACAGGTCAGTCCGTCAACAAGTCAGGCTCAGTACGAGGAGGAAGCTCGAAGAGAATAG
- a CDS encoding cysteine desulfurase family protein, whose product MRAYFDNAATTPVDEAVFEEMKPYLLNKYGNPSSIHSHGREVRSALERSRKKVADILNTSPSEIFFTSGGTEADNTALKCTIACKGIEHLITSKIEHHAVLHTAEELEKTGKVKLHFVELENDGQVKYDHLEELLKAHRGNVMVSLMHANNEIGNVTDIDRVGEMCEEYDAIFHSDTVQTVGHFRHDLQQLKAHFIVGSAHKLHGPKGVGFLHVRHDKKITPFIHGGAQERNMRGGTENVSGIIGLAKALEISYQHQLDHRQHIEGLKSRMIHKLREQIEDIHFNGTSGDIQNSLYTVLNVCLPPSEDNDMLLFNLDINGVSASGGSACSSGSNIGSHVLAELKRDHSRGAVRFSFSKYTTNEEVDFAVEKLAEIVGVGV is encoded by the coding sequence ATGAGAGCTTACTTTGATAATGCAGCTACCACCCCCGTTGACGAAGCTGTATTTGAAGAAATGAAGCCATACTTACTCAACAAGTATGGCAATCCTTCATCTATTCATAGTCATGGTCGAGAAGTGCGTTCGGCACTGGAGCGATCACGGAAAAAAGTAGCGGACATTCTCAATACATCACCTTCCGAGATTTTCTTTACTTCCGGAGGAACGGAGGCAGACAACACCGCACTCAAATGCACCATAGCATGTAAAGGAATTGAGCATCTGATCACTTCCAAAATCGAGCATCATGCCGTGCTTCACACCGCAGAAGAACTAGAAAAAACTGGAAAAGTCAAACTCCATTTCGTGGAATTGGAAAATGACGGACAGGTCAAATACGATCATCTGGAGGAACTGCTGAAAGCACATCGCGGCAACGTAATGGTCTCTCTGATGCATGCCAATAACGAAATTGGTAATGTAACTGATATTGACCGTGTAGGAGAAATGTGTGAGGAGTATGATGCGATCTTTCACAGTGATACCGTACAGACGGTTGGTCATTTCAGGCACGATCTGCAGCAGTTAAAAGCACATTTCATTGTTGGTTCCGCACATAAATTGCATGGACCAAAAGGCGTTGGCTTTTTGCACGTGCGACACGATAAAAAAATCACTCCTTTCATTCACGGAGGAGCCCAGGAACGCAACATGCGTGGAGGAACTGAAAATGTATCAGGGATCATTGGTCTGGCCAAGGCTTTGGAGATCTCCTATCAACATCAACTGGACCATCGTCAGCATATTGAAGGACTGAAAAGCCGCATGATCCACAAATTGCGGGAACAAATTGAAGATATTCACTTCAATGGCACCTCTGGTGACATCCAAAATAGCCTTTATACCGTATTGAATGTATGTCTGCCTCCCTCCGAGGACAATGACATGTTACTTTTTAATCTGGACATCAATGGCGTCTCCGCTTCAGGGGGAAGTGCTTGTTCCAGTGGTTCCAATATTGGTTCACATGTATTGGCCGAGTTAAAAAGAGATCATTCCAGGGGGGCAGTCAGATTTTCATTTAGTAAGTATACAACGAATGAGGAAGTGGACTTTGCTGTGGAAAAATTGGCAGAAATCGTCGGCGTGGGCGTTTAA
- a CDS encoding N-acetylmuramoyl-L-alanine amidase, translating into MALKSVDLITAVAIVDEEASTPTRTLLINESKYQLELDVHAPRPTYFLSLPEPTTVISIPETQGKIDLYTIHSGTPPHLIQGSKSETHCTSVEAIPQSEWRAGLPAPVASPSFHTVTHHIVHHTAGSNSNTNYTQVVRDIYLLHTEVNGWDDIGYNFVIAQDGTLYEGRDPGDSRSEFEVRGAHFCAKNTGTFGVALLGNYETAQLTHETRDRLVNLLSFSLSDLGIHPLSSSDHRGENLRAISGHRDGCATLCPGRNVYSLLPEIRTEVLESLQHCNETLVLNYAVDQRNINTGETISFENTSVGYGSYRWEFEGGSPVFSETDAPEVTYNSPGLFTVRLYGQLGNQTDSLVVENSIQVVGELPEPIVYPNPLVTGTQFQIDYTGEIETIYLYALSGRLVAQYQPEENAQYQAPAIPGFYTLVIETTNETLANKLVVR; encoded by the coding sequence GTGGCCTTAAAATCTGTGGATCTCATCACGGCAGTGGCCATCGTCGATGAAGAAGCTTCTACTCCAACTCGAACGCTACTGATCAATGAATCTAAATATCAGTTGGAACTGGATGTTCATGCTCCCAGACCCACTTATTTTCTTTCTTTACCTGAACCCACAACGGTCATTTCCATCCCTGAGACACAAGGAAAAATAGATCTGTACACCATTCACAGTGGCACCCCACCTCATTTGATCCAGGGATCAAAAAGCGAAACTCATTGTACAAGTGTTGAAGCCATCCCACAATCGGAATGGCGTGCAGGACTTCCTGCGCCAGTTGCTTCACCCAGCTTTCACACGGTAACGCATCATATTGTTCATCATACCGCTGGGTCAAATAGCAATACAAACTACACGCAGGTAGTTCGTGACATATACTTGCTACACACTGAGGTGAACGGATGGGATGATATTGGCTACAACTTTGTGATTGCGCAAGATGGTACGCTTTACGAAGGAAGAGACCCAGGTGATAGTCGCTCAGAATTTGAAGTTCGTGGGGCTCATTTTTGCGCCAAAAACACGGGCACTTTTGGTGTGGCTTTGCTAGGCAATTACGAAACAGCCCAACTGACACACGAGACCCGTGACAGACTGGTCAATTTGCTGAGCTTCAGCTTATCAGATTTGGGTATTCATCCGCTCAGCTCTTCTGATCATCGTGGTGAAAATTTACGAGCTATTTCCGGCCATAGGGACGGATGTGCTACTTTATGCCCTGGCAGAAATGTTTACTCACTATTACCGGAGATCAGAACGGAAGTCCTGGAATCACTTCAGCATTGCAACGAAACATTGGTATTGAATTATGCTGTCGATCAAAGGAACATCAACACAGGTGAAACCATTTCTTTTGAAAACACGAGTGTTGGATATGGGTCTTACCGTTGGGAATTTGAGGGTGGGAGCCCTGTATTTAGCGAAACGGACGCGCCAGAAGTGACTTACAATTCCCCAGGACTTTTCACTGTCAGGTTATATGGACAGTTGGGCAATCAGACCGATAGTCTCGTCGTTGAAAATTCCATTCAGGTCGTGGGCGAACTCCCTGAGCCTATTGTATATCCTAACCCTTTAGTAACTGGGACACAGTTTCAAATTGATTACACGGGAGAAATTGAGACCATCTATCTATATGCACTTTCGGGTCGATTGGTTGCTCAATATCAACCAGAAGAAAATGCCCAATATCAGGCCCCGGCAATACCGGGATTCTATACCCTTGTCATCGAAACAACTAACGAGACACTTGCAAACAAACTTGTCGTTCGATAG
- the ftsY gene encoding signal recognition particle-docking protein FtsY, whose amino-acid sequence MSFLGMFSKEKKASLDKGLEKSKSSFLTKLSKAVVGKSRVDDEVLDELEEILITSDVGVETTVKIIDRIEARVAKDKYLNTGELNKILREEIASLLSENNTEDLQDFDVPKVQGPYVIMVVGVNGVGKTTTIGKLAAQMKAIGKTVVLGAADTFRAAAVDQLIMWGERVGVKVVSKGMNTDPASVAFETVKQGVEDNADVIIIDTAGRLHTKVNLMNELTKIKKVVEKVTNEPPNDVLLVLDGSTGQNAFIQAKEFTKATDVTALAITKLDGTAKGGVVIGISDQFKIPVKYIGVGEQVNDLQVFNKMEFVDSFFKQ is encoded by the coding sequence ATGAGCTTTTTAGGAATGTTCTCGAAAGAGAAAAAAGCCTCTTTGGATAAAGGACTCGAGAAGTCCAAAAGTTCTTTTTTGACCAAACTCAGCAAAGCAGTTGTTGGTAAGTCGCGAGTGGATGATGAGGTATTGGATGAATTGGAAGAAATCCTCATTACCTCCGATGTAGGGGTGGAAACCACCGTTAAAATCATCGATAGGATAGAGGCTCGGGTGGCGAAAGATAAATACCTGAATACGGGCGAACTCAACAAAATTCTTCGGGAAGAAATAGCGTCTTTGCTATCTGAAAACAACACCGAGGACCTTCAGGATTTTGATGTACCTAAAGTACAGGGGCCATATGTGATCATGGTGGTGGGTGTGAATGGTGTAGGTAAAACGACCACCATCGGAAAACTGGCGGCTCAGATGAAAGCCATAGGTAAAACCGTGGTACTAGGTGCAGCAGATACTTTCCGTGCCGCAGCCGTAGATCAGCTAATCATGTGGGGCGAGCGTGTGGGTGTTAAAGTGGTTTCCAAAGGCATGAATACCGACCCTGCATCAGTAGCTTTCGAAACGGTCAAACAAGGTGTAGAAGATAATGCGGATGTTATCATCATCGATACCGCAGGACGTTTGCACACCAAAGTAAACCTGATGAATGAGCTCACCAAGATCAAAAAGGTGGTAGAAAAAGTAACCAACGAACCTCCGAACGATGTGTTGCTTGTTTTAGATGGAAGCACGGGGCAAAATGCCTTTATTCAGGCCAAGGAATTTACCAAAGCGACGGACGTGACAGCACTGGCGATCACCAAACTGGATGGAACCGCCAAAGGAGGAGTCGTAATAGGTATTTCCGATCAATTCAAGATCCCTGTCAAATACATCGGAGTTGGAGAGCAAGTCAATGACTTGCAAGTCTTCAACAAGATGGAGTTCGTAGACTCTTTCTTTAAGCAGTAA
- a CDS encoding glycoside hydrolase family 65 protein, whose product MKVVLQLTLIFFSLQAFAQDLTQSPWHIVADDIDPNNYYGVTVANGMVGLVSSPNPLQVEEVILNGVYDYYQRGRVSNILKTFSHMNMDLIINDRGIERSQISGYAQTVDMKQAKLITTFDVRDEASVKHELMSLRNLPFTAMSVVEITANKDIEIVPVNQIRTPNHLSDVRNLYSEIDRPHVLLPLMSSVAFSPGGKKLAASTSFIFPEKHGEEPKIIHEDWDFNMHLMKFRRKLKAGETYRFALVGSTISTVHNQDPHNEAERLTIFAKLEGIERLTSAHIRAWDKLWESDIQIEGDLNAQKAVRSALYHLYSFARKGTAYSLSPMGLSGLGYNGHVFWDTELWMYPPILVLQPEMAKSILEYRFERLDAAKQNAFAHGYDGAMFPWESAEDGSEDTPVWALTGPFQQHITATVGWAFWKYYQVTKDKEWLATRGYPVLKEVAKFWSSRVERNGEGRYEINNVIGANEWEENIDNNAFTNGMVKTVMEYASLAAETLGHTPDPDWRHVAANIPILKFPDGTTRENATYNGVEIKQGDVNLLAYPLKVITEEEDIRKDLKYYEPRLSPTGPAMGGAILSVLYARLGNHQKALEMFTKSYQPNELPPFKVIAETAGGTNPYFATGAGGMLQAVLFGIGGLDITDDGIKTLDTKLPKKWKSLKITGLGVDGMVVEK is encoded by the coding sequence ATGAAAGTAGTTCTTCAACTCACCCTTATCTTCTTTTCTCTACAGGCATTTGCTCAAGATCTCACGCAATCTCCCTGGCATATTGTCGCAGATGATATCGACCCGAATAACTATTATGGCGTAACCGTCGCCAATGGGATGGTAGGTCTGGTCTCCTCACCTAATCCCCTGCAAGTTGAGGAGGTTATCTTGAATGGTGTTTACGACTACTACCAACGTGGCCGGGTCAGCAATATCCTGAAAACCTTCAGTCATATGAACATGGACCTGATCATCAATGATCGGGGCATTGAACGGAGCCAAATCTCCGGATATGCGCAGACGGTGGACATGAAACAAGCGAAGTTGATTACGACATTTGATGTGCGGGATGAAGCTTCGGTAAAGCATGAATTGATGTCGCTGCGCAACCTGCCATTTACCGCCATGAGCGTGGTGGAAATCACCGCAAATAAGGACATTGAAATCGTTCCTGTCAATCAAATCAGAACGCCCAATCATCTATCAGACGTACGTAATCTCTACAGCGAAATTGATCGACCTCATGTGCTGCTTCCGCTGATGAGTTCAGTCGCCTTTAGCCCGGGAGGTAAAAAGCTAGCAGCTTCTACTTCTTTCATTTTCCCGGAGAAACATGGAGAAGAACCCAAAATCATCCATGAGGACTGGGACTTCAACATGCACTTGATGAAATTTAGAAGGAAACTTAAGGCGGGAGAAACTTACCGGTTCGCTTTGGTCGGTTCCACCATTTCCACCGTGCATAACCAGGATCCACACAATGAGGCAGAACGATTGACCATATTTGCGAAGCTGGAAGGCATTGAACGATTGACAAGCGCTCACATTCGAGCATGGGACAAACTGTGGGAAAGTGATATTCAAATCGAAGGAGATCTAAACGCTCAAAAAGCTGTTAGGTCTGCACTTTATCACCTTTATTCATTTGCCCGCAAGGGTACGGCATATAGCCTATCTCCGATGGGATTATCCGGCCTTGGATACAATGGTCATGTTTTCTGGGATACTGAACTTTGGATGTATCCTCCGATCCTTGTTTTACAACCTGAAATGGCGAAATCGATATTAGAATATCGATTTGAGCGACTGGATGCGGCAAAACAAAATGCGTTTGCCCACGGCTATGACGGGGCGATGTTTCCCTGGGAATCCGCAGAAGATGGCTCAGAAGACACACCGGTATGGGCACTGACCGGACCTTTTCAGCAGCACATCACGGCAACAGTAGGGTGGGCATTTTGGAAGTACTATCAGGTCACTAAAGACAAGGAATGGCTCGCAACACGAGGTTATCCGGTTCTGAAAGAAGTGGCCAAATTCTGGTCCAGTCGAGTTGAGCGAAATGGGGAAGGTCGCTATGAGATCAACAATGTGATCGGTGCCAACGAGTGGGAAGAAAACATCGATAATAATGCTTTTACCAATGGCATGGTGAAAACAGTGATGGAATACGCTTCATTAGCAGCTGAAACATTAGGACATACTCCCGATCCAGACTGGAGACATGTAGCCGCCAACATACCTATCTTGAAATTTCCTGACGGCACCACCCGTGAAAATGCAACTTACAATGGGGTTGAAATCAAGCAAGGGGACGTAAACTTGTTGGCTTACCCATTGAAAGTAATAACCGAAGAAGAAGACATCCGAAAAGACCTCAAGTATTATGAACCAAGGCTATCACCCACAGGCCCGGCGATGGGTGGTGCGATCCTTTCCGTGCTTTATGCGCGTCTGGGGAATCATCAGAAGGCCCTGGAGATGTTTACCAAAAGCTATCAACCGAATGAGCTGCCTCCTTTCAAAGTCATTGCTGAAACAGCAGGCGGCACCAATCCTTATTTCGCTACCGGTGCTGGAGGTATGCTGCAGGCAGTCCTGTTTGGCATTGGTGGACTGGACATCACTGATGATGGTATTAAAACACTGGACACTAAGCTTCCTAAAAAATGGAAATCTTTGAAAATCACTGGACTTGGAGTGGATGGTATGGTAGTGGAGAAGTAA
- a CDS encoding AMP-binding protein translates to MNDFKTPLEALNYWLEKDPNFIFLRQPVNRKIIEYTRQEVFDQACKIAAALQLQGLKKGDHVAIISKNCAHWFMADLAIMMGGFVSIPLYPTLDKETINSILIHSESKAVIIGKLDDYSQQKAGVPEELIRVGINLYGIDEQHSWEELQKADYPDFTPHELDPEALITIMYTSGTTGDPKGVMHLVKSFNRVSSIAFPALKQTYNKKYFSYLPLSHIAERIGGEMGSIYSGGCVSFAESLDTFGEDLASVNPDYFGGVPRIYQKFQEKVLEKFPQKKLDRLISLPLLGNIIKKKIRQKMGLDNAQQCYIGAAPSAVSMLEWFDKIGINILQGYGMTEDSILSHFNVVGSNKFGTVGRPFPGVDSRISEEGEVQISNGCLMVGYYKNPEKTAEMFTEDGFMRTGDIGEFDDDGYLTITGRVKDQFKTDKGKYVIPAQIELHYYKNTDIEQICVVGVGLAQPIALIVPSEAGLGKSKSDLETSIMSTVDEINPSLMAHEKVAKAVIMKEAWTIENGLMTPSLKIRRPKVEALHQDKYLNWYQREERCVHE, encoded by the coding sequence GTGAACGATTTTAAGACTCCACTGGAAGCCCTTAACTATTGGCTTGAAAAAGACCCCAATTTCATTTTCTTACGACAGCCCGTCAATCGGAAAATTATAGAATATACCCGTCAAGAGGTCTTTGATCAGGCATGCAAAATCGCTGCAGCACTTCAACTGCAAGGACTGAAAAAGGGAGATCATGTAGCCATCATATCCAAGAATTGTGCGCATTGGTTCATGGCAGACCTGGCCATCATGATGGGCGGTTTTGTCTCTATTCCTTTGTACCCTACCCTGGACAAAGAGACAATTAACAGCATTCTTATTCATAGTGAATCCAAAGCAGTGATTATTGGCAAACTTGATGACTACTCGCAGCAAAAAGCAGGAGTCCCCGAGGAGCTTATCCGAGTCGGCATCAATCTTTATGGAATTGATGAACAACACAGCTGGGAGGAACTTCAAAAAGCAGATTACCCGGATTTTACTCCACATGAATTGGATCCAGAGGCATTGATCACCATCATGTATACCTCTGGAACTACGGGTGACCCCAAAGGAGTGATGCATCTGGTCAAGTCATTCAATCGCGTTTCATCGATCGCTTTCCCCGCCTTGAAACAGACATACAATAAGAAATACTTTTCCTACCTGCCCCTCTCCCATATCGCCGAACGGATCGGGGGTGAAATGGGCTCCATTTACAGTGGAGGCTGTGTGAGTTTTGCTGAATCACTGGATACTTTCGGTGAAGACCTTGCCTCGGTGAATCCCGACTATTTCGGTGGTGTCCCTCGAATTTATCAGAAGTTCCAGGAAAAAGTCCTTGAGAAATTTCCTCAGAAAAAACTGGACCGACTTATTTCATTGCCCCTACTTGGGAACATCATCAAGAAAAAAATCCGGCAAAAAATGGGATTGGATAATGCCCAGCAGTGCTACATTGGGGCCGCTCCGAGTGCCGTCAGCATGTTGGAATGGTTCGATAAGATTGGGATCAATATCCTTCAAGGATACGGCATGACGGAAGATAGTATCCTTTCACATTTCAATGTAGTAGGGTCCAATAAATTTGGTACAGTCGGTCGACCGTTCCCAGGTGTTGATAGTCGGATATCAGAAGAAGGTGAAGTGCAAATCAGCAATGGATGCCTCATGGTTGGCTACTACAAGAATCCTGAAAAAACCGCTGAAATGTTCACCGAAGATGGATTCATGAGAACAGGCGACATAGGGGAATTCGATGACGATGGATACCTGACGATTACAGGCCGTGTAAAGGATCAATTCAAGACGGATAAGGGCAAGTATGTGATCCCTGCACAAATAGAATTGCACTACTACAAAAACACCGATATCGAACAAATCTGTGTTGTGGGTGTAGGTCTTGCTCAACCTATTGCCCTGATCGTCCCATCAGAAGCTGGGTTGGGTAAATCAAAAAGTGATTTGGAAACCTCGATCATGTCAACCGTCGATGAGATCAACCCTTCTCTAATGGCGCATGAAAAGGTGGCCAAAGCCGTGATCATGAAAGAAGCATGGACGATTGAAAATGGTCTGATGACCCCTTCTTTGAAAATACGCAGACCCAAAGTAGAGGCTCTTCATCAGGACAAGTATTTAAACTGGTACCAGCGAGAAGAAAGGTGCGTTCATGAATAA
- a CDS encoding DUF6134 family protein gives MRFLSLIVFAFCLQTATCQSLHYDAVRKEKVIGGMDIVIKKHNDERIYDVRSNMEFRVLVSLKVIFENTETFKNGILQTGSVANKMIGFKENEAHIEKTPDKYHLWINGTPEPIDDQEITYTVSQIYTQEPKDGQKVFSQYYGTYFTFEKTGEHEYKYTSSEGDNHYTYLNGICTDVKVERDFATIYFKLKPESLAAVKKNASQFQNND, from the coding sequence ATGCGCTTCCTCTCTTTGATAGTTTTTGCCTTTTGTCTGCAAACTGCCACTTGCCAGAGTTTGCATTATGATGCGGTACGCAAAGAGAAAGTCATTGGAGGAATGGACATTGTGATCAAAAAACACAATGATGAACGAATTTATGATGTGAGAAGCAACATGGAGTTCAGAGTTCTTGTCTCATTGAAAGTGATTTTCGAGAATACAGAAACTTTCAAAAACGGAATTTTGCAGACAGGCTCCGTGGCCAATAAGATGATCGGCTTCAAGGAAAACGAAGCACACATTGAAAAAACACCTGATAAATATCATTTGTGGATCAATGGCACCCCAGAACCGATTGATGATCAGGAAATCACTTACACAGTATCTCAGATCTATACCCAGGAACCCAAAGACGGTCAAAAGGTATTTTCTCAGTATTACGGTACGTACTTCACTTTTGAAAAGACTGGCGAACACGAATACAAGTACACTTCCTCGGAAGGAGACAACCACTACACTTATCTGAATGGCATCTGTACAGATGTGAAAGTTGAGCGTGATTTTGCGACGATCTATTTCAAATTGAAACCTGAAAGCCTGGCTGCCGTGAAAAAGAATGCATCCCAATTTCAGAACAATGATTAG
- a CDS encoding alpha/beta fold hydrolase, producing MKSKKITFRSEEGHQLSGRLDFPVLGHPKAYAIFAHCFTCSKNLLAVDHLSRALTQEGIAVLRFDFTGLGQSGGDFADSNFSSNLSDLTCAYEYLEKEYSAPQILIGHSLGGAAVLHLGGQLEKVRAIVTVGAPSNPIHVKHLLAKGEEEIVEKGEAQVNIGGRPFNIKKQFLDDLHANDSHDPIRKLGKALLIMHSPQDTIVGLENATEIYTKAEHPKSFVTLDGADHLLSDEKDARYVGTVAANWATRYIVPDHEEELAPEGEVWARLGDDGYTTEIMAGTHKMLADEPQSVGGKDLGPSPYGYLLAALGTCTTMTLKMYANYKGISLDEVEVRLTHDKVHLEDGEASEQPGGKIDQIKRMIKLEGDLTHEQRKRLIEIADRCPVHKTLEGKPLILTEAFED from the coding sequence ATGAAATCGAAAAAAATCACCTTTAGGAGCGAAGAAGGCCATCAACTTTCCGGTAGACTGGATTTTCCAGTACTGGGCCATCCCAAAGCGTATGCCATTTTCGCCCATTGTTTTACCTGTTCGAAAAACTTACTGGCGGTAGATCACCTCAGCAGAGCATTAACTCAGGAAGGGATCGCCGTGCTTCGATTTGATTTCACTGGTCTTGGGCAAAGTGGAGGAGATTTTGCTGATTCCAATTTCTCATCGAATCTGAGTGATCTGACTTGCGCTTATGAGTATTTGGAAAAAGAATATAGCGCTCCGCAAATCCTGATTGGACATTCGCTGGGGGGAGCTGCAGTGCTACACTTGGGAGGTCAGTTGGAGAAAGTCCGCGCGATTGTCACGGTAGGGGCTCCTTCTAATCCCATTCACGTGAAACATCTACTGGCGAAAGGAGAGGAAGAAATCGTTGAAAAAGGAGAAGCACAGGTCAATATTGGCGGACGACCTTTCAATATCAAAAAACAGTTTTTGGATGATTTGCACGCCAACGATTCTCATGACCCTATTCGAAAATTAGGCAAGGCACTCCTGATCATGCATTCGCCCCAGGACACGATTGTGGGATTGGAGAATGCGACGGAGATCTACACCAAAGCCGAACACCCGAAGAGTTTTGTGACCCTTGATGGAGCAGATCATTTGCTTTCTGATGAGAAAGATGCACGTTATGTAGGTACGGTGGCGGCCAATTGGGCGACACGATACATTGTGCCCGATCATGAAGAAGAGTTAGCTCCGGAGGGGGAAGTTTGGGCGCGATTGGGCGATGATGGTTATACTACTGAGATCATGGCAGGAACTCACAAAATGCTGGCAGACGAACCTCAGAGTGTAGGCGGCAAGGATTTGGGACCCTCACCTTACGGATATTTGCTTGCTGCTTTAGGAACTTGTACCACGATGACCTTAAAGATGTATGCCAATTATAAAGGCATAAGTTTGGATGAAGTGGAGGTAAGATTGACCCATGATAAGGTCCATTTGGAAGATGGAGAGGCCAGTGAGCAGCCGGGAGGAAAGATTGATCAGATCAAAAGGATGATCAAACTGGAAGGTGATCTGACACACGAGCAACGAAAGCGATTGATTGAAATTGCCGATCGTTGCCCGGTGCACAAAACCCTGGAAGGCAAGCCGCTGATACTTACAGAGGCTTTTGAGGATTAA